The following proteins are co-located in the Scylla paramamosain isolate STU-SP2022 chromosome 37, ASM3559412v1, whole genome shotgun sequence genome:
- the LOC135091241 gene encoding uncharacterized protein LOC135091241 isoform X3 codes for MGRKGRPRDEISPGVVCTIKRIHLGDPACDLGVSVWRGRGPQRGLQGPQRPPAGTGPALLVEASQNGRRGGDGMAVAAGYSGEVMFLLPYSLLARADLEPRATEIMVQDAMLSCVSESVVWFVVQKLHASAK; via the exons ATGGGGCGGAAGGGGCGGCCACGGGATGAGATAAGCCCCGGGGTGGTGTGCACGATAAAGAGAATTCACCTTGGGGACCCCGCGTGTGACttgggagtgagtgtgtggaggggtcGCGGCCCCCAGAGAGGCCTGCAAGGCCCCCAGCGTCCCCCAGCTGGCACGGGCCCGGCGCTACTGGTGGAGGCGTCTCAGAATGG CAGGCGCGGCGGGGATGGAATGGCTGTGGCGGCCGGATACAGTGGGGAAGTTATGTTTCTGCTCCCTTACTCACTCCTCGCCCGCGCTGACCTAGAGCCTCGAGCCACAGAGATAATGgtgcag gacGCCATGCTCTCCTGCGTGAGTGAGTCTGTGGTGTGGTTTGTGGTTCAAAAGCTTCACGCGAGCGCAAAGTGA
- the LOC135091241 gene encoding uncharacterized protein LOC135091241 isoform X2: MYSSSNSSSSSLTTTTTTTNTTTTTTTTTTSPSASPTPPVHHHHHHHSLLHHHLHHVKPPASVLNCSPYEHQLLHRLLPRHITTEHVVFSHKTKVGGRSLYFFSPATRGGLTKPVFTTREKLTPLLDGPTEEEDEGSDSGSPGRRGSSVGGGTGMGRKGRPRDEISPGVVCTIKRIHLGDPACDLGVSVWRGRGPQRGLQGPQRPPAGTGPALLVEASQNGRGGDGMAVAAGYSGEVMFLLPYSLLARADLEPRATEIMVQDAMLSCVSESVVWFVVQKLHASAK, translated from the exons ATGtacagcagtagtaacagcagcagcagcagtcttaccaccaccaccaccaccaccaacacaaccaccaccaccaccaccactaccacgagtCCCAGTGCCAGCCCGACGCCAccagttcaccaccaccaccaccaccacagcctcctgcaccaccacctgcaccacgtCAAACCCCCGGCGAGCGTGTTGAATTGCAGTCCCTATGAACACCAGCTCCTGCACCGCCTTCTGCCGCGCCACATTACGACGGAGCATGTGGTCTTCAGCCATAA GACTAAGGTCGGGGGGCGTTCCCTGTACTTCTTCAGCCCAGCCACCAGGGGGGGCCTCACCAAGCCTGTTTTCACCACGAGGGAGAAGCTCACGCCACTGCTGGACGGCCCGacg gaggaggaggatgagggaagtgACAGCGGTTCCCCAGGACGTCGGGGGAGTAGCGTGGGCGGGGGGACGGGGATGGGGCGGAAGGGGCGGCCACGGGATGAGATAAGCCCCGGGGTGGTGTGCACGATAAAGAGAATTCACCTTGGGGACCCCGCGTGTGACttgggagtgagtgtgtggaggggtcGCGGCCCCCAGAGAGGCCTGCAAGGCCCCCAGCGTCCCCCAGCTGGCACGGGCCCGGCGCTACTGGTGGAGGCGTCTCAGAATGG GCGCGGCGGGGATGGAATGGCTGTGGCGGCCGGATACAGTGGGGAAGTTATGTTTCTGCTCCCTTACTCACTCCTCGCCCGCGCTGACCTAGAGCCTCGAGCCACAGAGATAATGgtgcag gacGCCATGCTCTCCTGCGTGAGTGAGTCTGTGGTGTGGTTTGTGGTTCAAAAGCTTCACGCGAGCGCAAAGTGA
- the LOC135091241 gene encoding uncharacterized protein LOC135091241 isoform X1, with protein MYSSSNSSSSSLTTTTTTTNTTTTTTTTTTSPSASPTPPVHHHHHHHSLLHHHLHHVKPPASVLNCSPYEHQLLHRLLPRHITTEHVVFSHKTKVGGRSLYFFSPATRGGLTKPVFTTREKLTPLLDGPTEEEDEGSDSGSPGRRGSSVGGGTGMGRKGRPRDEISPGVVCTIKRIHLGDPACDLGVSVWRGRGPQRGLQGPQRPPAGTGPALLVEASQNGRRGGDGMAVAAGYSGEVMFLLPYSLLARADLEPRATEIMVQDAMLSCVSESVVWFVVQKLHASAK; from the exons ATGtacagcagtagtaacagcagcagcagcagtcttaccaccaccaccaccaccaccaacacaaccaccaccaccaccaccactaccacgagtCCCAGTGCCAGCCCGACGCCAccagttcaccaccaccaccaccaccacagcctcctgcaccaccacctgcaccacgtCAAACCCCCGGCGAGCGTGTTGAATTGCAGTCCCTATGAACACCAGCTCCTGCACCGCCTTCTGCCGCGCCACATTACGACGGAGCATGTGGTCTTCAGCCATAA GACTAAGGTCGGGGGGCGTTCCCTGTACTTCTTCAGCCCAGCCACCAGGGGGGGCCTCACCAAGCCTGTTTTCACCACGAGGGAGAAGCTCACGCCACTGCTGGACGGCCCGacg gaggaggaggatgagggaagtgACAGCGGTTCCCCAGGACGTCGGGGGAGTAGCGTGGGCGGGGGGACGGGGATGGGGCGGAAGGGGCGGCCACGGGATGAGATAAGCCCCGGGGTGGTGTGCACGATAAAGAGAATTCACCTTGGGGACCCCGCGTGTGACttgggagtgagtgtgtggaggggtcGCGGCCCCCAGAGAGGCCTGCAAGGCCCCCAGCGTCCCCCAGCTGGCACGGGCCCGGCGCTACTGGTGGAGGCGTCTCAGAATGG CAGGCGCGGCGGGGATGGAATGGCTGTGGCGGCCGGATACAGTGGGGAAGTTATGTTTCTGCTCCCTTACTCACTCCTCGCCCGCGCTGACCTAGAGCCTCGAGCCACAGAGATAATGgtgcag gacGCCATGCTCTCCTGCGTGAGTGAGTCTGTGGTGTGGTTTGTGGTTCAAAAGCTTCACGCGAGCGCAAAGTGA